In the genome of Amia ocellicauda isolate fAmiCal2 chromosome 3, fAmiCal2.hap1, whole genome shotgun sequence, one region contains:
- the LOC136736030 gene encoding interleukin-5 receptor subunit alpha isoform X3: MFTSILMCIVVCVSPFHHLEAQSGISVINISNVSCIIYDLHLINCTWKTNKDVPENSNFTLLLRQKTEEICHVKVLERQKDNFRCHFMNVEIEYDDINLVDLTITGYSKEFTINQSNTYFNPFRLEKLNPPINVSVSKTAEDVTLSWEQPVTTYSFEPICFIYEIKDSIGRNIKYMWSQVPASNVKKYVFHHHKGTPAKNNRFFQVRVNGNAICREPGYWSDWSQRVYLDNEIEIRTDFMVPVIISSTIFTLLFAILLYTSYETQIKKKLFPPIPHPKIKFKDVKTGDKEKPE, from the exons ATGTTTACAAGTATTTTGATGTGTATTGTGGTCTGTGTGAGTCCTTTTCACCACCTTGAAGCACAATCTG GAATCAGTGTGATCAACATTTCTAATGTGTCCTGCATTATTTATGACTTACATTTAATAAATTGTACTTGGAAAACCAATAAAGATGTTCCAGAAAACTCCAACTTTACCCTCCTTTTGAG GCAGAAAACAGAAGAAATCTGTCATGTGAAAGTCCTTGAAAGACAGAAGGATAATTTTAGATGTCATTTCATGAACGTTGAAATTGAATATGATGACATAAACCTTGTAGATTTGACAATAACAGGATATAGCAAGGAATTTACAATTAACCAAAGCAACACATATTTTAATCCCTTTCGTCTTG agAAATTAAACCCTCCAATTAATGTCAGTGTGTCCAAGACAGCTGAAGACGTCACATTGTCATGGGAGCAGCCAGTCACGACATATAGCTTTGAACCAATATGTTTCATATATGAAATAAAAGATTCAATCGGAAGGAACATAaag TATATGTGGTCTCAGGTTCCAGCGTCGAATGTAAAGAAATACGTCTTTCATCACCATAAAGGAActccagcaaaaaataacagatttttccAAGTTCGTGTGAATGGAAATGCAATATGCAGAGAACCTGGATACTGGAGTGACTGGAGTCAGCGTGTATATCTtg ACAATGAAATTGAAATCCGAACAGATTTCATGGTCCCGGTGATCATCTCATCCACAATTTTCACCCTGTTATTTGCCATTTTGTTATATACAAG CTACGaaacacagattaaaaaaaagctaTTTCCCCCTATCCCACATCCGAAGATCAAATTCAAAGATGTAAAG ACTGGTGacaaggaaaaacctgaataa
- the LOC136736030 gene encoding interleukin-5 receptor subunit alpha isoform X2, which translates to MFTSILMCIVVCVSPFHHLEAQSGISVINISNVSCIIYDLHLINCTWKTNKDVPENSNFTLLLRQKTEEICHVKVLERQKDNFRCHFMNVEIEYDDINLVDLTITGYSKEFTINQSNTYFNPFRLEKLNPPINVSVSKTAEDVTLSWEQPVTTYSFEPICFIYEIKDSIGRNIKVPASNVKKYVFHHHKGTPAKNNRFFQVRVNGNAICREPGYWSDWSQRVYLDNEIEIRTDFMVPVIISSTIFTLLFAILLYTSYETQIKKKLFPPIPHPKIKFKDVKVPSVLGTLINTVEPEEILVVFAEGASSSWI; encoded by the exons ATGTTTACAAGTATTTTGATGTGTATTGTGGTCTGTGTGAGTCCTTTTCACCACCTTGAAGCACAATCTG GAATCAGTGTGATCAACATTTCTAATGTGTCCTGCATTATTTATGACTTACATTTAATAAATTGTACTTGGAAAACCAATAAAGATGTTCCAGAAAACTCCAACTTTACCCTCCTTTTGAG GCAGAAAACAGAAGAAATCTGTCATGTGAAAGTCCTTGAAAGACAGAAGGATAATTTTAGATGTCATTTCATGAACGTTGAAATTGAATATGATGACATAAACCTTGTAGATTTGACAATAACAGGATATAGCAAGGAATTTACAATTAACCAAAGCAACACATATTTTAATCCCTTTCGTCTTG agAAATTAAACCCTCCAATTAATGTCAGTGTGTCCAAGACAGCTGAAGACGTCACATTGTCATGGGAGCAGCCAGTCACGACATATAGCTTTGAACCAATATGTTTCATATATGAAATAAAAGATTCAATCGGAAGGAACATAaag GTTCCAGCGTCGAATGTAAAGAAATACGTCTTTCATCACCATAAAGGAActccagcaaaaaataacagatttttccAAGTTCGTGTGAATGGAAATGCAATATGCAGAGAACCTGGATACTGGAGTGACTGGAGTCAGCGTGTATATCTtg ACAATGAAATTGAAATCCGAACAGATTTCATGGTCCCGGTGATCATCTCATCCACAATTTTCACCCTGTTATTTGCCATTTTGTTATATACAAG CTACGaaacacagattaaaaaaaagctaTTTCCCCCTATCCCACATCCGAAGATCAAATTCAAAGATGTAAAG gtcCCCAGTGTCCTTGGTACTCTCATAAACACTGTAGAACCAGAAGAAATCCTGGTCGTGTTTGCTGAAGGGGCCTCAAGTTCCTGGATTTGA
- the LOC136736030 gene encoding interleukin-5 receptor subunit alpha isoform X1 — MFTSILMCIVVCVSPFHHLEAQSGISVINISNVSCIIYDLHLINCTWKTNKDVPENSNFTLLLRQKTEEICHVKVLERQKDNFRCHFMNVEIEYDDINLVDLTITGYSKEFTINQSNTYFNPFRLEKLNPPINVSVSKTAEDVTLSWEQPVTTYSFEPICFIYEIKDSIGRNIKYMWSQVPASNVKKYVFHHHKGTPAKNNRFFQVRVNGNAICREPGYWSDWSQRVYLDNEIEIRTDFMVPVIISSTIFTLLFAILLYTSYETQIKKKLFPPIPHPKIKFKDVKVPSVLGTLINTVEPEEILVVFAEGASSSWI; from the exons ATGTTTACAAGTATTTTGATGTGTATTGTGGTCTGTGTGAGTCCTTTTCACCACCTTGAAGCACAATCTG GAATCAGTGTGATCAACATTTCTAATGTGTCCTGCATTATTTATGACTTACATTTAATAAATTGTACTTGGAAAACCAATAAAGATGTTCCAGAAAACTCCAACTTTACCCTCCTTTTGAG GCAGAAAACAGAAGAAATCTGTCATGTGAAAGTCCTTGAAAGACAGAAGGATAATTTTAGATGTCATTTCATGAACGTTGAAATTGAATATGATGACATAAACCTTGTAGATTTGACAATAACAGGATATAGCAAGGAATTTACAATTAACCAAAGCAACACATATTTTAATCCCTTTCGTCTTG agAAATTAAACCCTCCAATTAATGTCAGTGTGTCCAAGACAGCTGAAGACGTCACATTGTCATGGGAGCAGCCAGTCACGACATATAGCTTTGAACCAATATGTTTCATATATGAAATAAAAGATTCAATCGGAAGGAACATAaag TATATGTGGTCTCAGGTTCCAGCGTCGAATGTAAAGAAATACGTCTTTCATCACCATAAAGGAActccagcaaaaaataacagatttttccAAGTTCGTGTGAATGGAAATGCAATATGCAGAGAACCTGGATACTGGAGTGACTGGAGTCAGCGTGTATATCTtg ACAATGAAATTGAAATCCGAACAGATTTCATGGTCCCGGTGATCATCTCATCCACAATTTTCACCCTGTTATTTGCCATTTTGTTATATACAAG CTACGaaacacagattaaaaaaaagctaTTTCCCCCTATCCCACATCCGAAGATCAAATTCAAAGATGTAAAG gtcCCCAGTGTCCTTGGTACTCTCATAAACACTGTAGAACCAGAAGAAATCCTGGTCGTGTTTGCTGAAGGGGCCTCAAGTTCCTGGATTTGA